CCGAGGTCGAGGATGAGCGGCGCGGCTACCTGCCGCTCGAATACTGGAACGGTGACGGTGCTGCCCGCCTCCTCGCCCGCAGCGACAATGGCGAGGCGATGCTGATCGAGCGCGCCACCGGCTCCCGTTCGCTCGCCGCCATGGCTCGCAGCGGCGCAACGGGTGACGATGAGGCGACCATCATCCTTTGCGAGGCCATCGCCGCCCTGCAGAGGCCGCGCGGCCCGGCGCCATCAGGCCTGATCCCGCTGGAAACCTGGTTCAAGGATCTCTTCCCGATGGCGCAGGAGCGCGGCGGCATCCTCGCCCGCGCAGCCGCCGCGGCGAACGAGCTTCTGCCGGCGCAGCGCGAGATCGTGCCGCTGCATGCCGACCTGCACCATGACAACGTGCTCGATTTCGAGGCCAAGGGCTGGCTCGCCATCGATCCGAAATCGGTGATCGGCGACCGCGCCTTCGAATACACCATCCTCTTCTGCGATCCCGACCTCACCGATCCCGAGCCGCCGGTCGCCATCCTGCCCGGCCGCTTCGAACGCCGGCTGGAAATCGTGCTGGCGAAATCCGGACTCGAGCGCGAGCGCCTGCTGACATGGATCCTGGCCTGGTGCGGGCTCTCGGCGGCATGGTTCCTCGGCGACGAGGATCCACTCGCCGAGATCAATCTCGCCGTTGCCGAGCGGGCGATCGTCGCGCTCGATGCGCGCTAGTTCTGCATCCAGGCGCTGAAGCGATCCGGCAGGACGTTCGACCCGCAGATCACCGTGGCGACGCGCTTGCCGCGATAGCGCTCGGGGTCTTCCAGCATCGCCGCGAGGCCCAGCGCCGCCGACGGCTCGGTGACGAGGGCTGCGTGCCGGTAGAGCAGCCGCATGCCTTCGACGATGCTGGCTTCCTCGACCAGCGGAACGTGATCCGCGACGGCGAGCAAATCGTTCAGCACTTCCGGGATCGGAAATCGCCCGGCGACGCCGTCGGCGATGGTATCGGTGCTCTCAGTGGTCACGACCGATCGGGCACGCCACGACAGCGCCAGGGCCGGCGCGCCTTTCGGCTGGACGCAGACGATCTCCGTCGCCGGCGACAGTGCCTTGAAGACATGGCCGACGCCGGTGGCCAGCGCCCCGCCACCGAGCGCGAGCAGCACGGTATCGATGCGCCCTGCCCCCTCGACGAGTTCGAGCCCGATTGTACCGGCGCCCTCGCAGGTGTCGAGGTTCTCGCTGTCCTCGATCAGGAAGGCGTTGCCGTCAGCCGCGATCTCCCGCACCCGCTCGCGGGCAGTCTCGATATCGCCTTCGACCAGCTCGACCACTCCGCCCAGCCGGCGAATGCGCTCGATCTTGCTGGGATTGGCGCCCTTCCCCGCGATCACGCTGACGTCGATGCCGCGCGCCCGGCCGCTATAGGCGAGCGCCTGGCCGAGATTGCCGGCGCTGGCACAGACCGCCGCCTTGGGACCGGAACTCCGGGCGAGACGCGCCATCGCAACCTCGATGCCACGGCCCTTGAAGCAGCCGATCGGGTTCGCAGTCTCGAGCTTGATGACGAGCTCGCAGCCGAGCAATTCGCCGAGCGTGGGAGATGGAAACTGCGGCGTATCGCGAAACAGCGGCGCGATTTCGCCCCTCGCCTGCCGGATACGGTCAAGGTCGAGCCTGGTGTTCGGCTGCATGGGACAAGCTTCCGGCAGGATGATAGGAAAGACTCGTGCGCTTTAACGCACAAGATCTTTGTACGCAATAACGCACAAGGCGGAGACACCTGCCATGAAGCCCGTCGGCCCGGTCGAGACACCGAAGCTGCTCAAGGCGATCCGGAGCGAGCGCGGCTGGAGCCTCGATCAGACCGCGGCGCGCACCGGCGTCAGCAAGGCGATGCTGGGACAAATCGAGCGGGGCGAATCCGCACCGACGATCGCGACGCTCTGGAAGATCGCCACGGGCCTGGGCGTTCCCATGACCGCATTGCTGGAGGCCGATGGCGGGAGCGGCGATGTGCTGCTTCTGCGCGACGCCGCTGAGTTACGTGTGCGCCCGTCGCAGGAAGGCATGCAACGGGCCCTCGTATTTCCGTATGAGGCGCGGTTCGGCTTCGAGCTCTACGAGCTCACCTTCGCGGCCGGCTTCGAAAGCATCTCGGAGCCGCACGATATCGGCGTCGTCGAGCACATCACCGTCCAGCACGGCGAGATCGAATTGCTGGTGGAGGAAGAATGGCATCCACTCAGGCAGGGCCAGTCGCTGCGCTTCCCCGCCGACCGCCGGCACGGCTACCGCAACCGGACTGCTGAGGAAGCGCTGGTCATGGACATCATCCACTACCGCTTCACGCCGAGCCCTAAGCCCTGAGCCTTCTAGAGAAGCGGCCAGGCCTCCAGCGGCGCAGCCCGTTCACTCCCCGAGCACGACCACCTTCGCGCCCTCGGCGACCTGGGCGCCCGGCTCGGCACCGAGCTCGGTGACGGTACCGTCGCGCGGAGCAGTCAGCACATGCTCCATCTTCATCGCTTCGACGATGGCGAGGCGCTGGCCCTTCACGACCGCCTCGCCAGCCGTGACGAAGAGCGCGATCAGCTTGCCGTGCATCGGCGCCTTGATCACGCCGCCAGCGCCAGCGACCGCATCGAGATCGACGCTGAACGGGTCGAACAGCGCGACGGAGGTCTGTCGGCCGCGATGCAACGCGAGATAGGTCCCGGCCTCGGCGCGGGCCAAAGTCACCTCATGCTCGCCCTCATCAAGCGGATGGCCCGGCAGCGAGACGCGGGCGTCCTCGCCGTTCCACTCGATCCTGGCTTCGATCCGCTCGCCATCAACCAGCAGCGGCAGCCCGAGCGCCGGGCGCGGCATCAGCGAGAAGGCGTCGGCGTCGAGCCAGGGCGACTTGGCTTCATCGCCGGTCCGCTCGACGGCAAGGTCGAGCGCCGCCACCTGGCGCTCCTCTTCCAACTGCAGCGCCGCCGCCGCGACCGCCGCCGCATCCAGCGGCTGCGGCTCGGCCCCAAGCGCTTCGATGTTGCGCTCGATGAAACCGGTATCGAACGGCCCCTTCCGAAAACCCTCGGCCTCGGCGAGCTT
This genomic interval from Bosea sp. 29B contains the following:
- a CDS encoding XRE family transcriptional regulator encodes the protein MKPVGPVETPKLLKAIRSERGWSLDQTAARTGVSKAMLGQIERGESAPTIATLWKIATGLGVPMTALLEADGGSGDVLLLRDAAELRVRPSQEGMQRALVFPYEARFGFELYELTFAAGFESISEPHDIGVVEHITVQHGEIELLVEEEWHPLRQGQSLRFPADRRHGYRNRTAEEALVMDIIHYRFTPSPKP
- a CDS encoding pyridoxal-phosphate dependent enzyme, whose amino-acid sequence is MQPNTRLDLDRIRQARGEIAPLFRDTPQFPSPTLGELLGCELVIKLETANPIGCFKGRGIEVAMARLARSSGPKAAVCASAGNLGQALAYSGRARGIDVSVIAGKGANPSKIERIRRLGGVVELVEGDIETARERVREIAADGNAFLIEDSENLDTCEGAGTIGLELVEGAGRIDTVLLALGGGALATGVGHVFKALSPATEIVCVQPKGAPALALSWRARSVVTTESTDTIADGVAGRFPIPEVLNDLLAVADHVPLVEEASIVEGMRLLYRHAALVTEPSAALGLAAMLEDPERYRGKRVATVICGSNVLPDRFSAWMQN
- a CDS encoding aminoglycoside phosphotransferase family protein, giving the protein MPTNAFSPWLIRWNLVPAGEPIRTHASQLLPVLHDGQPAMLKLPEVEDERRGYLPLEYWNGDGAARLLARSDNGEAMLIERATGSRSLAAMARSGATGDDEATIILCEAIAALQRPRGPAPSGLIPLETWFKDLFPMAQERGGILARAAAAANELLPAQREIVPLHADLHHDNVLDFEAKGWLAIDPKSVIGDRAFEYTILFCDPDLTDPEPPVAILPGRFERRLEIVLAKSGLERERLLTWILAWCGLSAAWFLGDEDPLAEINLAVAERAIVALDAR